A genomic window from Streptomyces brevispora includes:
- a CDS encoding VOC family protein, whose translation MTDSYKTGGGRPVYGRIMTPRLDAIGITTADLPASLAFYRLLGLDIPDGAESVPHVEVTLPGGQRLLWDTEDVVRSFDPAWSGPKGGERLGLAFLCDSPAEVDAVYAELTGAGHRGHLKPWDAVWEQRYAVVLDPDGCAVSLFAPAAG comes from the coding sequence ATGACCGATTCGTACAAGACCGGCGGCGGGCGCCCGGTCTACGGTCGGATCATGACTCCACGACTCGACGCGATCGGCATCACCACCGCGGATCTGCCCGCATCGCTCGCCTTCTACCGCCTGCTCGGCCTCGACATCCCCGACGGCGCGGAATCCGTACCCCATGTCGAGGTGACGCTCCCGGGCGGGCAGCGCCTGCTGTGGGACACCGAGGACGTCGTCCGCTCCTTCGACCCCGCGTGGTCGGGGCCGAAGGGCGGTGAGCGTCTCGGGCTCGCGTTCCTCTGCGACAGCCCGGCGGAGGTCGACGCGGTCTACGCGGAGCTGACCGGCGCCGGCCACCGGGGGCACCTGAAGCCGTGGGACGCCGTGTGGGAGCAGCGGTACGCGGTGGTGCTGGATCCGGACGGCTGTGCGGTGTCGCTGTTCGCCCCCGCCGCCGGTTAG
- a CDS encoding sialate:H+ symport family MFS transporter encodes MQTTPPPTPPWYRQVSRTQWKSFLAAWIGYVLDGFDFVLITLVLTEISDEFGLSTVQAASLISGAFITRWLGGAVLGALGDRYGRKLSMVLSILLYSVGTFACGFAWNYHSLFAARLAIGMGMAGEYSASATYVMESWPAALRSRASGFLISGFSVGSVLAAQVYNWVVPSLGWRWMFYLGLIPIAIALWMRRALPEAEEWTESVADKGAKPNPFRPLFVTRGRATVNTVLVVVATVSLFLVFTPGGAGMVPVLSVLAGLSLAAFAVQLGGKRGWALYLSMIVTLFFAFLYSWPIQALLPTYLKTELGYSTDQVTDVLYFAGFGTMAGCWAAGFLGDRIGAKKAYALTLLASLAFVYPVFAVQNNLLLLGILLFLLQATSFGISGLLPRYIGGHFPTASRGAALGFTYNVGALGGAVAPVLGAHLASGMDLGQALAVLTFAGTVIVVVLVGFDVPARLNRLTDPDSTPDHLAVVTTEKPVRADR; translated from the coding sequence GTGCAGACCACCCCACCCCCCACGCCCCCCTGGTACCGCCAGGTCAGCCGCACCCAGTGGAAGTCGTTCCTCGCCGCCTGGATCGGCTATGTCCTCGACGGCTTCGACTTCGTGCTGATCACCCTCGTGCTGACCGAGATCAGTGACGAGTTCGGCCTGAGCACGGTGCAGGCGGCCAGCCTGATCTCCGGTGCGTTCATCACCCGCTGGCTCGGCGGAGCGGTGCTCGGCGCGCTCGGCGACCGGTACGGCCGCAAGCTCTCCATGGTGCTGAGCATCCTGCTGTACTCGGTGGGTACCTTCGCCTGCGGGTTCGCCTGGAACTACCACAGTCTGTTCGCCGCCCGGCTGGCCATCGGCATGGGCATGGCCGGTGAGTACAGCGCCAGTGCCACGTACGTCATGGAGAGCTGGCCCGCCGCACTGCGCAGCCGGGCCAGCGGCTTCCTGATCTCGGGTTTCTCGGTCGGTTCGGTGCTCGCCGCCCAGGTCTACAACTGGGTGGTGCCCTCGCTCGGCTGGCGCTGGATGTTCTATCTGGGCCTCATCCCGATCGCCATCGCGCTGTGGATGCGGCGGGCGCTGCCGGAGGCGGAGGAGTGGACGGAGTCCGTCGCGGACAAGGGCGCCAAGCCCAATCCGTTCCGGCCGCTGTTCGTCACCCGCGGCCGGGCCACCGTCAACACGGTCCTGGTCGTCGTCGCCACGGTCTCGCTGTTCCTCGTCTTCACGCCCGGCGGCGCCGGGATGGTGCCGGTGCTCTCGGTGCTCGCCGGCCTCTCGCTCGCCGCGTTCGCCGTGCAGCTGGGCGGGAAGCGCGGCTGGGCGCTGTATCTGTCGATGATCGTGACGTTGTTCTTCGCGTTCCTGTACTCGTGGCCGATCCAGGCCCTGCTGCCGACGTATCTGAAGACCGAACTGGGCTACTCCACGGACCAGGTCACCGATGTCCTGTACTTCGCCGGTTTCGGCACCATGGCCGGCTGCTGGGCGGCGGGCTTCCTCGGCGACCGGATCGGGGCGAAGAAGGCGTACGCGCTGACGCTGCTGGCGTCGCTCGCCTTCGTCTATCCGGTGTTCGCCGTGCAGAACAATCTGCTGCTGCTCGGCATCCTGCTCTTCCTCCTCCAGGCGACGAGCTTCGGCATCTCCGGGCTGCTGCCGCGCTACATCGGCGGGCACTTCCCGACGGCGAGCCGGGGCGCCGCGCTCGGCTTCACGTACAACGTGGGCGCCCTCGGCGGGGCCGTCGCCCCGGTCCTCGGCGCGCATCTCGCCTCCGGCATGGACCTGGGGCAGGCGCTGGCGGTGCTGACGTTCGCGGGCACGGTGATCGTGGTGGTGCTGGTCGGCTTCGACGTACCGGCGCGGCTGAACCGGCTTACGGACCCGGACTCCACACCGGACCATCTCGCGGTGGTGACCACGGAGAAACCCGTGCGCGCGGACCGGTGA
- a CDS encoding acetyl-CoA C-acetyltransferase, giving the protein MPDQNDVVICEPLRTPIGRFGGAFAGQTPASLAARVIAEVVARTGIDPDRVDEVILGSAYPSADAPAIGRVAALDAGLPQSVTGTQIDRRCGSGLQAVLDAAMQIRAGFSEVVIAGGVDVMSAAPYYTHDGRWGIKGPGLQLHDSLARGRVTAGGINHPVPGGMIETAENLRREYGISRADQDALALRSQQRAGRAAAEGRYEAETVPVTVRARKGETVVTADEHPRPDTTAEQLAALRPIMGRTDPEATVTAGNASGQNDAAAACLVTGAATAERLGLTPLVRLVSFARAGVPAATMGIGPVPATRTALARAGLTLADLDLIELNEAFAAQVLACTRELGLGEKDHEERINVNGSGVSLGHPVGATGARILATLTRELHRREARYGLETMCIGGGQGLAAVFERIAV; this is encoded by the coding sequence GTGCCCGACCAGAACGATGTCGTGATCTGCGAACCGCTGCGCACCCCCATCGGCCGCTTCGGCGGAGCGTTCGCAGGGCAGACCCCGGCCTCCCTCGCCGCGCGGGTCATCGCCGAGGTCGTCGCCCGCACCGGAATCGACCCCGACCGGGTCGACGAGGTGATCCTCGGGAGTGCCTACCCGTCTGCCGACGCCCCCGCCATCGGCCGGGTCGCCGCGCTCGACGCCGGGCTCCCGCAGTCCGTCACCGGCACCCAGATCGACCGTCGTTGCGGCTCCGGACTGCAGGCCGTCCTCGACGCCGCGATGCAGATCAGGGCCGGTTTCAGCGAGGTGGTGATCGCGGGTGGCGTCGACGTGATGAGCGCCGCCCCCTACTACACGCACGACGGCCGCTGGGGCATCAAGGGCCCCGGTCTCCAGCTGCACGACTCGCTCGCCCGGGGCAGGGTCACCGCGGGCGGCATCAACCACCCCGTGCCCGGCGGCATGATCGAGACCGCCGAGAACCTGCGCCGCGAGTACGGAATCAGCCGTGCCGACCAGGACGCGCTCGCCCTGCGCTCGCAGCAGCGCGCCGGCCGGGCCGCGGCCGAGGGGCGGTACGAGGCGGAGACCGTCCCCGTCACCGTACGGGCCCGCAAGGGCGAAACGGTGGTCACCGCCGACGAGCACCCGCGCCCCGACACGACCGCCGAGCAGCTCGCAGCGCTCCGCCCGATCATGGGCAGGACCGACCCGGAGGCCACCGTCACCGCGGGCAACGCCAGCGGCCAGAACGACGCGGCCGCCGCCTGCCTGGTGACCGGCGCCGCCACCGCGGAACGGCTCGGCCTCACCCCGCTCGTCCGGCTGGTCTCCTTCGCCCGCGCCGGGGTGCCCGCCGCCACCATGGGCATCGGCCCCGTCCCCGCCACCCGCACCGCGCTCGCCCGCGCCGGGCTCACCCTCGCCGACCTCGACCTGATCGAGCTCAACGAGGCCTTCGCCGCCCAGGTGCTGGCCTGCACCCGTGAGCTGGGACTCGGCGAGAAGGACCACGAGGAGCGGATCAACGTCAACGGCTCCGGAGTCTCCCTCGGCCATCCGGTCGGAGCCACCGGCGCCCGCATCCTCGCCACGCTGACCAGGGAACTGCACCGCCGCGAGGCCCGCTACGGCCTGGAGACCATGTGCATCGGCGGCGGCCAGGGCCTCGCCGCGGTGTTCGAGCGCATCGCGGTCTGA
- a CDS encoding CU044_2847 family protein, whose amino-acid sequence MAALMEFTTDSGATVTVEVDRHAPGAQLVARDGNSLARSGRTFDSALQGIRAAAESALSVFRDGSLKPDGVEIEFGVKITTEAGAVIAKSAMEGHLTVKLSWSPGSTPGTPPAPQPVTTPPVPPAPAAI is encoded by the coding sequence ATGGCGGCACTGATGGAGTTCACCACCGACAGCGGTGCGACGGTGACGGTGGAGGTCGACCGTCACGCTCCGGGCGCGCAGCTGGTCGCGCGCGACGGCAACTCCCTCGCACGGTCGGGGCGCACCTTCGACAGCGCGCTCCAGGGAATCCGGGCGGCCGCCGAATCGGCGCTCTCGGTGTTCCGGGACGGCTCGCTGAAGCCGGACGGGGTGGAGATCGAGTTCGGTGTGAAGATCACCACCGAGGCCGGGGCCGTGATCGCGAAGAGCGCGATGGAGGGCCATCTGACGGTGAAACTGTCGTGGTCGCCCGGTTCGACGCCCGGGACCCCACCGGCCCCTCAGCCCGTAACGACCCCGCCCGTACCGCCCGCCCCCGCCGCCATCTGA
- a CDS encoding CoA-transferase subunit beta yields MTTTAPGALTPSELLSVVASRELAARRTVFAGIGLPTLATELARLTVAPDIEVVYESGVCGAHPSQLPETIADAVLITGAEAVISMPMLFGCVLQGGHIDIGFLGAAQIDRWGSLNTSVIGDWDSPSVRLPGSGGGVEVMANSREVFVVMRRHDPRSFTAELDFCTTPGPDRALAEGIRSLGAGVTRVITELGILAREGVGDELRLVAVHPGVTVERVRAATGWDLRVADTVEEVPPPTEEELRLLREDVDPDRVYLR; encoded by the coding sequence ATGACCACCACCGCACCGGGCGCCCTCACCCCGTCCGAACTGCTCTCCGTCGTCGCCTCCCGCGAACTGGCCGCGCGTCGAACGGTGTTCGCCGGAATCGGCCTGCCCACCCTCGCCACCGAACTGGCCCGTCTGACGGTCGCCCCGGACATCGAGGTGGTGTACGAGTCCGGGGTCTGCGGCGCCCACCCCTCGCAGCTTCCGGAGACCATCGCCGACGCCGTCCTGATCACGGGGGCGGAGGCGGTGATCTCGATGCCCATGCTCTTCGGCTGTGTGCTCCAGGGCGGCCATATCGACATCGGGTTCCTCGGCGCGGCGCAGATCGACCGCTGGGGCAGTCTCAACACCTCGGTGATCGGCGACTGGGACAGCCCGTCGGTCCGTCTGCCGGGCTCGGGCGGCGGCGTCGAGGTGATGGCCAACTCCCGCGAGGTCTTCGTGGTGATGCGCCGCCACGATCCGCGCTCCTTCACCGCGGAGCTCGACTTCTGCACCACACCCGGCCCCGATCGCGCCCTGGCCGAGGGCATCCGGTCACTGGGCGCCGGAGTCACCCGTGTCATCACCGAACTGGGCATCCTGGCCCGTGAGGGGGTGGGCGACGAGCTGCGGCTGGTCGCCGTCCACCCGGGCGTCACCGTCGAGCGGGTCCGGGCGGCGACCGGCTGGGACCTCCGGGTCGCCGACACGGTCGAGGAGGTCCCGCCCCCGACGGAGGAGGAACTGCGGCTGCTGCGCGAGGATGTCGACCCGGACCGCGTGTATCTCCGCTGA
- a CDS encoding LysR family transcriptional regulator, translating into MELRHLSAFVAVAEELHFGRAAKRLQMAQPPLSQQIRQLEKELGVQLFERNTRSVRLTSAGESFLQPVRTVLDDLDLAVRAAKAAGRGEYGRVSIGFAGASSHETLPLLTRAVRAAHPGIELVMTGQTYADVALARVADGSLDLGFVRLPVSRPGVTHRVIDEEELVCALPSDHPLAARDSVPIEVLAEEPFVSFPANTGSTVRDAMVGACEDAGFNPRVVQEAPDSYTILALVAAGVGVTLTVTSVQHIQQNGLVYRPLAGPPIRLRAALAWRADNPSAALRAVLAVAESALPTPSS; encoded by the coding sequence ATGGAACTGCGCCATCTGTCCGCGTTTGTCGCCGTGGCCGAGGAGCTGCACTTCGGCCGGGCCGCCAAGCGGCTCCAGATGGCCCAGCCGCCGCTGAGCCAGCAGATCCGGCAACTGGAGAAGGAACTCGGCGTCCAGCTCTTCGAGCGCAACACCCGCTCGGTGCGGCTCACCAGCGCGGGGGAGTCGTTCCTCCAGCCGGTACGGACCGTGCTCGACGACCTCGACCTCGCGGTACGGGCAGCGAAGGCCGCGGGCCGCGGCGAGTACGGGCGGGTCAGCATCGGCTTCGCCGGCGCCTCCAGCCACGAGACGCTGCCCCTGCTGACCCGGGCGGTGCGCGCCGCCCACCCCGGTATCGAGCTGGTCATGACGGGCCAGACCTACGCCGACGTGGCCCTCGCGCGCGTTGCGGACGGCTCGCTCGACCTGGGGTTCGTACGGCTGCCGGTGAGCCGGCCCGGCGTGACCCACCGGGTGATCGACGAGGAGGAGCTGGTGTGCGCGCTCCCCTCCGACCATCCGCTCGCCGCCCGGGACAGCGTTCCCATCGAGGTCCTGGCCGAGGAGCCGTTCGTCTCGTTCCCCGCCAACACCGGATCCACGGTGCGCGACGCGATGGTCGGGGCCTGCGAGGACGCCGGGTTCAACCCGCGGGTGGTGCAGGAGGCCCCCGACTCGTACACGATCCTGGCACTGGTCGCGGCGGGCGTCGGGGTGACCCTCACCGTCACCTCCGTCCAGCACATCCAGCAGAACGGCCTCGTCTACCGCCCGCTCGCCGGCCCGCCGATCCGGCTCCGGGCGGCGCTGGCCTGGCGGGCGGACAATCCGTCCGCCGCCCTGCGTGCGGTGCTTGCCGTCGCGGAGAGTGCCCTGCCCACGCCGTCCTCGTGA
- a CDS encoding CoA transferase subunit A has product MSMRAAIAGFVHDGDTVCLEGFTHLIPTAAGHEIIRQGRRDLTVVRMTADIVVDQMLAAGCVTRLVSSFVGNSSAGSLGELRRRVESADPAPLAFEEYSHYGMVCRYLAGSQRLPFYPLRSYGGSDLPSVNSDLRKVTSPYPGPDGESEQIYVVPPVNPDVTIIHAQRADRSGNTQMWGLTGIQAEAVYAADKAVVVVEEIVDDEVIRSDPNRTLVPAHAVDAVVRCPRGAHPSFAQGYYDRDNAFYRAWSHISKDPQRLRDWLDEWVRGTADHAEYVEKLGEEFWAGLAVGEALSEPVNYGRRL; this is encoded by the coding sequence ATGTCGATGAGGGCGGCGATCGCCGGCTTCGTCCACGACGGTGACACCGTCTGCCTCGAAGGCTTCACCCATCTCATCCCGACCGCCGCGGGTCACGAGATCATCCGCCAGGGCCGCCGGGACCTGACGGTCGTCCGGATGACCGCGGACATCGTGGTGGACCAGATGCTCGCCGCGGGCTGCGTGACGCGCCTGGTCTCGTCGTTCGTGGGCAATTCCTCGGCCGGTTCGCTCGGTGAGCTCCGCCGCCGTGTCGAGAGCGCGGACCCGGCACCGCTCGCCTTCGAGGAGTACAGCCACTACGGGATGGTCTGCCGCTATCTCGCCGGTTCCCAGCGGCTGCCGTTCTACCCCCTGCGCTCCTACGGGGGCAGCGATCTGCCGTCCGTCAACAGCGATCTGCGCAAGGTCACCTCGCCCTACCCGGGCCCGGACGGCGAATCCGAGCAGATCTACGTCGTGCCGCCCGTCAACCCGGACGTGACGATCATCCACGCGCAGCGCGCCGACCGCAGCGGCAACACCCAGATGTGGGGGCTGACCGGCATTCAGGCCGAGGCGGTGTACGCGGCGGACAAGGCGGTCGTCGTCGTGGAGGAGATCGTGGACGACGAGGTGATCCGCTCGGACCCGAACCGCACGCTGGTTCCCGCCCACGCGGTCGACGCGGTCGTCCGCTGCCCGCGCGGTGCGCATCCGTCCTTCGCGCAGGGGTACTACGACCGGGACAACGCCTTCTACCGGGCCTGGTCGCACATCAGCAAGGATCCTCAGCGGCTCCGGGACTGGCTGGACGAGTGGGTGCGCGGGACTGCGGACCATGCGGAGTACGTCGAGAAGCTCGGCGAGGAGTTCTGGGCGGGGCTCGCGGTCGGCGAGGCGCTCAGCGAGCCGGTGAACTACGGGCGGCGGCTGTGA
- a CDS encoding YihY/virulence factor BrkB family protein produces the protein MQAANETPERPPGRLHRARVLYRNVSKRQMAWQLLKDTVNSCMEYRILGLAAEAAFFTLLSLPPLLLGLIGLLGYVDAWTSTTTVASIEDNILGAAQTVLSQRGVNDFAKPLLEDVTTGARPDVISIGFAIALWSGSRAVNVFIDTITVMYGLDGQRGIVKTRMLAFLLYVVALLLGAVVLPLLVAGPDRVVEFIPWGTELISVLYWPLVILLSIAFLTTLYHVSVPVRSPWIEDTPGALMALAIWVLGSFLLRIYLTSTVEGPTIYGSLAAPIAVLLWIGISAFAVLVGAAVNAAIDRVWPSVATAAARAANDRVRVVQAAEFVARTQAESWDENADDDEDEGDSPYMPSEFPERWSRFLPPDDVKSRLQPSREKEPDKPYPPGE, from the coding sequence GTGCAGGCAGCAAATGAAACACCCGAGCGGCCACCGGGCCGGCTCCACCGGGCCCGAGTCCTCTACCGCAACGTCTCCAAGCGGCAGATGGCCTGGCAATTGCTCAAGGACACCGTCAATTCGTGCATGGAGTACCGCATTCTGGGACTCGCGGCCGAGGCGGCGTTCTTCACTCTGCTGTCCCTGCCGCCGCTGCTGCTCGGACTGATCGGCCTGCTCGGTTACGTCGACGCGTGGACCAGCACCACCACGGTCGCCTCCATCGAGGACAACATCCTCGGTGCGGCGCAGACCGTGCTCTCCCAGCGGGGCGTCAACGACTTCGCCAAGCCGCTCCTGGAGGACGTCACCACCGGGGCCCGGCCCGACGTCATCTCGATCGGTTTCGCGATCGCGCTCTGGTCCGGCTCCCGCGCGGTCAACGTCTTCATCGACACCATCACCGTGATGTACGGACTCGACGGCCAGCGCGGCATCGTCAAGACCCGGATGCTCGCCTTCCTGCTGTACGTGGTGGCGCTGTTGCTGGGCGCGGTCGTACTGCCGCTCCTGGTGGCCGGACCCGACCGGGTCGTGGAGTTCATCCCCTGGGGCACCGAGCTCATAAGCGTCCTGTACTGGCCGCTGGTGATACTTCTGTCCATCGCCTTCCTGACGACGCTCTACCACGTGTCCGTCCCCGTCCGCTCGCCCTGGATCGAGGACACCCCGGGCGCGCTGATGGCACTCGCGATCTGGGTGCTGGGCAGTTTCCTGCTGCGGATCTACCTCACCAGTACGGTCGAGGGGCCGACCATCTACGGCTCGCTGGCCGCGCCGATCGCCGTGCTGCTGTGGATCGGCATCTCCGCGTTCGCGGTGCTGGTGGGCGCCGCGGTCAACGCGGCCATCGACCGGGTGTGGCCCTCGGTGGCGACGGCCGCGGCACGTGCGGCCAACGACCGGGTACGCGTGGTCCAGGCGGCTGAGTTCGTGGCCCGCACCCAGGCGGAGAGCTGGGACGAGAACGCGGACGACGACGAGGACGAGGGGGACAGCCCCTACATGCCCTCCGAGTTCCCGGAGCGGTGGTCCCGGTTCCTGCCGCCCGACGACGTGAAGTCCAGGCTGCAGCCGAGCCGCGAGAAGGAGCCGGACAAGCCGTACCCGCCCGGTGAGTGA
- a CDS encoding 3-hydroxyacyl-CoA dehydrogenase: MRIRIVGAGAMGRGIAQWAAAAGHTVELCDVRTEAVTEAAGFVRSMLDRAVRKGRMSAEDMAAAVDRLIPLEDPWAAGPEVELVIEAVREDLATKTEVFGRLERALPASAVFATNTSSLSVTRIAAALKDPTRLAGLHFFNPVPLMRIVEVVPGAATRPGIPPLLTALVESCGHRAVTVADTPGFLINHAGRGLVTEALALLEETVGDPADIDRIARDVLGLRMGPFELMDLTGLDVTAAVIDSIWEGFRHEDRLRPSYLTPNRVAAGLHGRKTGRGWFTYGPEAPAPVPEAPVTGDADRPVHVFADRAGERDAAALRQALTAAGATVESGREPSAEALVLVPVWGTTVASAVAPHGLPAGRTFGVDPLPAAGHRRVLAVTPAAEPAAARDARAVLARAADGGEPFAVSVVRDTAGSVAQRLLASIVSVSASIAERALATPADIDLAVTTGLGYPVGPLAWGDRIGAARMLELHRALHATTGDPRHRPTRWVTERAALGLALTDPGTSPAQCVADAADGAGAASARTAPGAARRG; encoded by the coding sequence ATGCGTATCAGGATCGTCGGCGCCGGAGCCATGGGCCGCGGCATCGCCCAGTGGGCCGCCGCCGCCGGACACACCGTCGAACTGTGTGACGTACGGACGGAGGCGGTGACCGAGGCGGCCGGCTTCGTACGCTCCATGCTGGATCGGGCCGTGCGGAAGGGCCGGATGTCCGCCGAGGACATGGCAGCCGCCGTGGACCGGCTGATCCCGCTGGAGGACCCGTGGGCCGCGGGCCCGGAGGTCGAGCTGGTCATCGAGGCCGTGCGGGAGGATCTCGCCACCAAGACGGAGGTCTTCGGCCGGCTGGAGCGGGCACTGCCCGCCTCGGCCGTGTTCGCGACCAACACCTCCTCGCTGTCCGTGACCCGGATCGCCGCCGCGCTGAAGGACCCGACGCGGCTGGCCGGACTGCACTTCTTCAACCCGGTCCCGCTGATGCGGATCGTCGAGGTCGTGCCGGGTGCGGCCACCCGTCCCGGCATCCCGCCGCTGCTGACGGCGCTCGTGGAGAGCTGCGGGCACCGCGCGGTCACGGTCGCCGACACCCCCGGCTTCCTCATCAACCACGCCGGGCGCGGACTGGTGACGGAGGCGCTCGCGCTGCTGGAGGAGACGGTCGGCGACCCGGCGGACATCGACCGGATCGCGCGGGACGTACTGGGCCTGCGGATGGGCCCGTTCGAGCTGATGGACCTCACCGGACTCGACGTGACCGCCGCCGTGATCGACTCGATCTGGGAGGGCTTCCGTCACGAGGACCGGCTGCGCCCCTCCTACCTGACGCCGAACCGGGTGGCGGCCGGGCTGCACGGCCGCAAGACCGGGCGCGGCTGGTTCACGTACGGCCCCGAGGCACCCGCCCCGGTCCCGGAAGCGCCGGTCACGGGCGATGCGGACCGTCCGGTGCACGTCTTCGCCGACCGGGCGGGCGAGCGGGACGCCGCCGCGCTGCGTCAGGCCCTGACCGCTGCGGGCGCCACGGTCGAGTCCGGCCGGGAGCCCTCCGCCGAGGCCCTGGTGCTGGTCCCGGTCTGGGGCACCACGGTCGCCTCGGCGGTGGCCCCGCACGGGCTGCCCGCCGGGCGCACCTTCGGGGTGGACCCGCTGCCGGCGGCCGGGCACCGCCGGGTGCTGGCCGTGACACCGGCCGCGGAGCCGGCGGCCGCGCGGGACGCCCGCGCGGTACTGGCGCGGGCGGCGGACGGCGGCGAGCCGTTCGCGGTGTCGGTGGTACGGGACACGGCGGGCTCGGTCGCCCAGCGGCTGCTCGCCTCGATCGTGTCGGTCTCGGCGTCCATCGCGGAACGCGCCCTGGCGACGCCGGCCGATATCGATCTGGCCGTCACGACCGGTCTCGGCTATCCCGTCGGCCCACTGGCCTGGGGCGACCGGATCGGCGCGGCCCGGATGCTGGAGCTGCACCGGGCCCTGCACGCGACGACCGGCGATCCGCGCCACCGCCCGACCCGCTGGGTCACCGAACGCGCCGCGCTCGGCCTGGCCCTGACGGACCCGGGCACATCCCCGGCGCAGTGCGTCGCGGACGCAGCGGACGGAGCGGGCGCGGCGAGCGCGAGAACGGCACCCGGCGCGGCCCGGCGCGGCTAG
- a CDS encoding acyl-CoA dehydrogenase family protein, with amino-acid sequence MAATTHTVSNQSPPLRGYDVFTADRALTEAVDRHLPPQLLDDAREELVRLGRSAGSAQAQRWGAQANENPPRLHTHDRYGHRVDEVEFHPAWHRLLGHAVSAGLTDAWDRPGGHVRRAAGFLVWTQAEAGHGCPLSMTHAAVPALRTDPATAAEWEPLLTSHVYEEGLRPAGSKGGALLGMGMTEKQGGTDVRSNTTRAEPLSGEGEYLLTGHKWFCSAPMSDGFLVLAQAPGGLTCFLLPRVLPDGSRNGFAIQRLKDKLGNRSNASAEVEFDGTWARRIGEEGRGVPTIIEMVAATRLDCVIGSAALMRQAVAQAVHHTTYRSAFGGVLVDKPLMRNVLADLALESEAATVLAMRLAAAYDAGTESELAFLRIAVPAAKYWVTKRCTPMVGEALECLGGNGYVEESGMPRLLREAPLNSIWEGSGNVQALDVLRALQREPAALNAFLSEVGRARGADHRLDRAIRDLLTELADLQGIEARARRLVERMALVLQGSLLVRWAPPEVADAFCASRLGRDWGSAFGTLPHTLDLASVVERARPVER; translated from the coding sequence ATGGCAGCCACCACCCACACCGTGTCCAACCAGTCCCCTCCCCTGCGCGGCTACGACGTCTTCACCGCGGACCGGGCGCTCACCGAAGCCGTGGACCGGCATCTCCCGCCGCAACTGCTCGACGATGCGCGGGAAGAACTCGTCAGGCTCGGCCGGTCGGCCGGCTCCGCCCAGGCGCAGCGGTGGGGTGCGCAGGCGAACGAGAACCCGCCCCGGCTGCACACCCATGACCGTTACGGGCACCGCGTCGACGAGGTGGAGTTCCATCCGGCCTGGCACCGGCTGCTCGGCCATGCCGTCTCCGCGGGTCTGACCGACGCCTGGGACCGGCCGGGCGGACATGTGCGCCGGGCGGCCGGCTTCCTGGTCTGGACGCAGGCCGAGGCGGGGCACGGCTGCCCGCTGTCGATGACGCACGCGGCCGTGCCCGCGCTGCGCACCGATCCCGCGACGGCCGCCGAGTGGGAGCCGCTGCTGACCTCGCACGTGTACGAGGAGGGGCTGCGGCCGGCCGGGAGCAAGGGCGGGGCGCTCCTCGGGATGGGCATGACGGAGAAGCAGGGCGGCACGGACGTGCGGTCGAACACGACGCGCGCCGAACCCCTGTCCGGCGAGGGTGAGTATCTGCTCACCGGGCACAAGTGGTTCTGTTCGGCGCCGATGTCCGACGGGTTCCTGGTGCTGGCCCAGGCGCCGGGCGGTCTGACCTGCTTTCTGCTGCCCCGGGTGCTGCCGGACGGCAGTCGCAACGGCTTCGCGATCCAGCGGCTCAAGGACAAGCTGGGCAACCGGTCCAACGCCTCGGCCGAGGTCGAGTTCGACGGTACGTGGGCGCGCCGGATCGGTGAGGAGGGGCGCGGGGTGCCCACGATCATCGAGATGGTGGCGGCGACCCGGCTGGACTGTGTGATCGGTTCGGCCGCGCTGATGCGGCAGGCGGTGGCGCAGGCGGTCCACCACACCACGTACCGCAGCGCGTTCGGCGGGGTGCTGGTCGACAAGCCGCTGATGCGCAATGTGCTGGCCGATCTGGCGCTGGAGTCGGAGGCGGCGACGGTGCTGGCGATGCGGCTGGCGGCCGCGTACGACGCCGGGACCGAGAGCGAGCTCGCCTTTCTGCGGATCGCGGTGCCGGCGGCCAAGTACTGGGTGACGAAGCGGTGCACCCCGATGGTGGGCGAGGCGCTCGAGTGCCTGGGCGGCAACGGCTATGTGGAGGAGTCGGGGATGCCCCGGCTGTTGCGCGAGGCGCCGCTCAACTCGATCTGGGAGGGCTCGGGGAACGTACAGGCGCTGGACGTGCTGCGGGCGCTCCAGCGCGAGCCGGCGGCGCTGAACGCGTTCCTCTCGGAGGTCGGGCGGGCGCGGGGCGCCGATCACCGGCTCGACCGGGCGATCAGGGATCTGCTGACCGAGCTCGCCGATCTCCAGGGCATCGAGGCGCGGGCGCGTCGGCTCGTGGAGCGGATGGCCCTGGTGCTGCAGGGTTCGCTGCTGGTGCGCTGGGCGCCGCCGGAGGTCGCCGACGCGTTCTGCGCGTCACGGCTGGGCAGGGACTGGGGATCGGCGTTCGGAACGCTTCCGCACACCCTCGATCTGGCGTCGGTCGTGGAACGGGCGCGGCCCGTGGAGCGTTGA